The genomic region TCCTCACGCCAAACTTGTGCAGAATCATGAGCAACCCCGCAGGCGCAAGCCATTGAGAGGCAAATTCGAGGGCAGTGAAGAAGCAAAGAAGAGGTCGGCCCGGGCGTCAAGAATATTGATCGCGGCGCAGGGGTTCACGCAGGACACATGAACGGGTGAAAAAGCCCGACTGGAGCAGGCCAAGACGCCAAGTGGCGGCAGGAGAAACATGAAGCACCCCGGTATTATTGCTGTTATGGGTTTGAATCGAGCTTAGCCTTGTTCATTTTTTTACACAACACCCCCGTAAAAAATCCTAGACGGCCCGCTCAAACCTGCGAGTCCCAAGCACATCAAACCCGGAAAACCGCCCCAAAATCCCGCAAAAAAGCCCTCAAGGCGCTTTTTTAGGGCAAAAAAGCCCTCGCTTGACTTCGGCATGCCGTTCGGGTTGACTGAAACCAGAAAAGATCAATGATTGATATTTTTAACAACAAAGGTGTTGCATCATGTCGGTACCCCCGCGTGCCGTTCAGCTTAACGAAGCGAACGCGTTCCTTAAGGATCATCCTGAGGTTCTGTACGTAGACCTTCTAATTGCGGATATGAATGGTGTGGTGCGCGGTAAGCGCATCGAACGCACCAGCCTCCACAAGGTTTACGAGAAGGGCATTAACCTGCCTGCCTCTTTATTTGCCCTGGATATCAACGGCTCGACGGTGGAAAGCACCGGCCTGGGCCTGGACATCGGCGATGCTGACCGAATCTGTTATCCAATCCCCGATACCCTGTGCAATGAACCCTGGCAAAAGCGCCCTACCGCGCAGCTGCTGATGACCATGCACGAACTTGAAGGTGAACCTTTCTTCGCCGATCCGCGCGAAGTGCTCCGCCAAGTTGTAAGCAAGTTTGACGACCTCGGCCTGACCATCTGCGCCGCCTTCGAGCTTGAGTTCTACCTGATCGACCAGGAGAACGTGAACGGCCGCCCACAACCGCCCCGCTCGCCTATTTCCGGCAAACGCCCGCATTCGACACAGGTCTACCTGATCGACGACCTCGACGAATACGTCGACTGCCTCCAGGACATCCTGGAAGGTGCGAAGGAGCAAGGCATTCCGGCCGACGCCATCGTCAAGGAAAGCGCCCCGGCGCAGTTCGAAGTGAACCTGCACCACGTCGCCGACCCGATCAAGGCTTGCGACTACGCGGTACTGCTCAAGCGCCTGATCAAGAACATCGCCTACGACCATGAGATGGACACCACCTTCATGGCCAAGCCTTACCCAGGCCAGGCAGGCAACGGTCTACACGTGCATATCTCCATTCTGGACAAGGACGGCAAGAACATCTTTGCCAGCGAGGATCCCGAGCAGAACGCCGCATTGCGTCACGCAATCGGCGGTGTGCTGGAGACCCTACCCGCCCAAATGGCGTTCCTGTGCCCCAACGTCAACTCCTACCGTCGTTTCGGCGCACAGTTCTACGTGCCCAATTCGCCGTGCTGGGGCCTGGATAACCGCACCGTGGCGATTCGCGTACCCACCGGCTCGTCCGACGCCGTACGTATCGAACACCGTGTGGCTGGCGCCGACGCCAACCCTTACCTGCTGATGGCTTCGGTGCTGGCGGGCGTGCACCACGGCCTGACCAACAAGATCGAGCCAGGCGCACCGGTGGAAGGCAACAGCTACGAGCAGAACGAGCAAAGCCTGCCGAACAACCTGCGCGACGCCCTGCGTGAGTTGGACGACAGCGAGGTAATGGCCAAGTACATCGATCCTAAGTACATCGATATCTTCGTCGCCTGTAAGGAAAGTGAGCTGGAGGAGTTTGAACACTCCATCTCCGACCTTGAGTACAACTGGTACCTGCATACCGTGTAAGTGGTTGCGGCATTGAAGAAGCGCCACAGGCTCAGGGTCTGTGGCGCTTTTTTATGGGCTTATTCCGGGAGACCGAATTGGCCTCATCGGGAGCAAGTCGAATCGTCGCTCCGCCCCTCCCACATTTTGAATGTATTCACAGATCTAAATGTGGGAGGGGGCTTGCTCCCGATGGCGGCCTGGAAGACAACACACCTCCCTGCTCATACAATGCCCGCTGCCTTGTAGGAGACTTCCATGCCCACCCGCCCCGCCACGCCTCGCAAACCCCGCGCCCGCAGCCGGGCCCGGATCGACGCGATCCTCGATGCCGCCCGCACCTTGCTGGCCACCGAAGGCGTGGCGAGTTTGTCGATCTACAGCGTGGCCGACCGGGCGCAGATTCCACCGTCGTCGGTTTATCACTTCTTCTCCAGTGTGCCGGCGTTGCTGGAGGCGTTGACTTCTGACGTACACGCCGCTTTCCGCGCCGCCATCCAGGCGCCTATCGAGCATGAGTCACTCAGGCACTGGCGCGACCTGTCCTGCATCGTTGAACAACGCATGCTCACCGTTTATGACCAGGACGCCGCTGCACGCCAGTTGATCCTGGCCCAGCACGGGCTGACCGAAGTCACCCAAGCCGATCGTCAGCATGACCT from Pseudomonas synxantha harbors:
- a CDS encoding TetR/AcrR family transcriptional regulator, with product MPTRPATPRKPRARSRARIDAILDAARTLLATEGVASLSIYSVADRAQIPPSSVYHFFSSVPALLEALTSDVHAAFRAAIQAPIEHESLRHWRDLSCIVEQRMLTVYDQDAAARQLILAQHGLTEVTQADRQHDLELGDLMLEVFNRHFEVPSLPKDVDVFALALELSDRVYARSVHQHGLITPRMAEEGMRVFDAYVGLYLPAYLPKR
- a CDS encoding glutamine synthetase family protein; its protein translation is MSVPPRAVQLNEANAFLKDHPEVLYVDLLIADMNGVVRGKRIERTSLHKVYEKGINLPASLFALDINGSTVESTGLGLDIGDADRICYPIPDTLCNEPWQKRPTAQLLMTMHELEGEPFFADPREVLRQVVSKFDDLGLTICAAFELEFYLIDQENVNGRPQPPRSPISGKRPHSTQVYLIDDLDEYVDCLQDILEGAKEQGIPADAIVKESAPAQFEVNLHHVADPIKACDYAVLLKRLIKNIAYDHEMDTTFMAKPYPGQAGNGLHVHISILDKDGKNIFASEDPEQNAALRHAIGGVLETLPAQMAFLCPNVNSYRRFGAQFYVPNSPCWGLDNRTVAIRVPTGSSDAVRIEHRVAGADANPYLLMASVLAGVHHGLTNKIEPGAPVEGNSYEQNEQSLPNNLRDALRELDDSEVMAKYIDPKYIDIFVACKESELEEFEHSISDLEYNWYLHTV